The Chryseobacterium phocaeense genome includes the window CGTCTTGCCATTGATGAGCAGATGATGAACGAGATCAAATCCGTGCATTATTTCATCAAACCTCAGGAAACTCTGTTTGTAGTAGATTCCATGACGGGTCAGGATGCCGTGAATACTGCAAAAGCATTCAATGATGCATTGAACTTTGACGGTGTTGTTCTTACCAAATTAGATGGTGATACCAGAGGGGGTGCTGCATTAACGATCCGTTCTGTAGTGGAAAAACCAATCAAATTCATCTCTACCGGAGAGAAAATGGAAGCGCTGGATCTTTTCTACCCTGAAAGGATGGCTGACAGAATCCTGGGAATGGGAGACGTGGTTTCCCTTGTAGAAAGAGCTCAGGAGCAGTTTGATGAGGAAGAAGCTAAAAAATTACACAAAAAAATCGCTAAAAATGAATTCGGTTTTGATGATTTCCTGAAGCAGATTAACCAGATCAAGAAGATGGGTAATATGAAAGATCTTATGGGAATGATCCCGGGGGTTGGTAAAGCCATCAAGGATGTGGAAATCAGCGATGATGCTTTCAAACATATTGAAGCGATCATCTACTCTATGACTCCGGATGAAAGAAGAAGACCATCCATTATCAATACTCAGAGAAAGCAGAGAATTGCCAAAGGGGCAGGAAGAAAAATTGAAGACGTGAACCAGCTGATGAAACAGTTTGAGCAGATGGGTAAAATGATGAAGATGATGCAGGGACCTCAGGGGAAACAGATGATGCAGATGATGAGCAAAATGCCGAATATGCCGGGTATGGGCGGTATGATGGGCAAATAAACCTTACCGACAACAAACAAGATATAAAAAAACTCTCAGAATTTCTGAGAGTTTTTTGTTTTATTTGAACTTGTAACCGAGTCCGATCTGGAAGAAATTCATCTTCAGCTTTTCATCATTTACAGGATCTTTGATCATATTGGTCAATCCAAAGCTGTAACGTGCGTCTACGAAAAGACCTTTGTACACGTTATAGTCAGCACCAAAGAATAACCCGAAATCTGTAGACTTTAAGTTATCATCAAAGGCTTTTTCAAGGTATTCTTCCCCTGCATTAATCCCCTGTGGATTTGATGGTGCCCCATTCACCTCCATTTTTACTTTTGTGCCTGTTTTAAAGCTCACATAAGGTCCTGCATAAAGACCCAGCTCCGGAGTTGCATAATATCTCGCCGATACAGGAATGACAATTCTGTTGAAGTTTAGTTTTTCAGTTACGGAAATCCCTCCCGGCAACGATACTTTTGCAGTTCCTCCTAAATTGGCATATTCCACTTCTCCCTGAAGCGCAAATTTATTATTCAGTTTATGCTCAACCAAAGCGCCTGCATAGAACCCGGATTTTGATTTTAAATCTCCTGAGATTCCACCAAATTCAATGCTGTTTTCGTTGGAATTAAGTTTAGATAAAGTATACCCTGCCTTTACACCGAATGTTGTCTGTGCATTCATTCCTGCAAATAAAGCAAGAGCTGATGCCAATAAGATTTTTTTCATGATTATTATTTTAAAAAAATGTTCCAGATAAAAAAGCCCTAAGAATCTTAGGGCTTTATATTGAATTGAATGCTTTGTTAATTACTTAGCAAAAACATATTTAACTCCGATAGTTACAGTAGATAAATTCAACCCGAAGTTGTAGTTATCAACACTCTTAGCACCGTCGATGTCATATTTTTTGTTGTTGTAACCGAACTCCCCGATAGTAGCTTCGATCGTCCAGTTTTTGTTCAAGAAATAATCTAAACCTGGCTTGATGCTAACTCCGATTGAAGTTGACTTTGGCTTATCAGTACTTGTAGAAACACTTGTAGTTGTAGTGGCAGGAGTACCGGTAGAAGAAGATGTAGTTACCGTACCTTCTACTTCATTTTTACCGCTTCCAAATTCCATAGGAACTGATAACTGACCGAAGATATATAACTTATCGCTTAAAGTCCAGTATTTTCTAGCGAAAGGCTCAACAACGATTGCATTGTTGATGTCTTTTGTTTTTCCAACTGAAGTAGTAGTGATGTTACCTACTGTCTGAGACTGGTTAGTTTCAACTGTTGTTTTTCCGTTTTTGTAACCAACTCCTAAACCGATAGCAAGGTTAGTGTTTACAAAATACCCTACTGTTGGGATAATATTGATTTCAGATACTTTTTTATCTGTATTGTTGTCGCTTTCCTGAGAAAATCCTACCTGACCAGATACATAAACAGTTCCTTTTGCAATTTGTGCATTAGATAAACCGAAAAGTGCAACAGCACCAGCTAATACTAATTTTTTCATTGTATAAAATTTTAATACTTTCTGAGGGCAAATTTACAGTGGCCCTTTCTAATATTAAAATTTGTTAACGTGATTAATATCATTGATGAGGAGTGATACTTTTCCGAAAATAAAATGCAGTAACCATGGGCTTTTAAATTTTTCACAATATTTAGAATAAAAAAATTACAATTTTTCAACAAGACTGAAATATACTTATTTTTTTAGATTTATCATTTTCCATCAAGTTTCTGATTATTGGCAATTATTGCGGATAAATCAAAGTTAAAACGTTAATATTTAAGCCTTTATATCTTAAAATTAAACAAATGTTTATGAATATCAGCTGATTATTCCTTAATATTAATATAATTGGGGTGTATTAAAGCTTTAAACAGACAAAAAAACTCCGGCCTGACGGCCGGAGTTCTGATATTATCTTTAACATCCCCTTATTTCAGGAAGAAGTTATATCCGATGTTGATCGCTCCTACGTTCCAGCTTGCGGTATACCATCCGTAATCGCGTTTGTTGCTGATGGTCTGGTAGCCTAAATAAAGCTCACCCTTAGCCATCTGGTATCCGAATTTAGGCTGTGCGTAGAATCCGCCGTCTACTCCATCTTTTACAGAAATTCCGTAACCAAGGTCTAAACCTACAAAGATAGGTGCCCCCGAGAATTTATATTTTCCGGAAACCGCTACAGGAATAAATCCGAAGTCATCAAAATTATCCTTTCCGAAGAAGTGTGAATATCCTGAAGTAACCCCAAGGTCCAGACCTTTTGTAATATTCCACATATAGGCAGCGTCTACCCCTAATGTAAATGAAGAAGCATCAGCGGCATCCCCTACCGGTACTCCAATGTGGCCACCCAGTTTAAAACCCTCCTGTGCGTGTGCTGCACCGCCTAACAGCGCAAAAGCACCTAGTAAAAATAGTTTTTTCATTATTTTAAATAGTTTGATTGATACCACAAAATTACTAAATATTTTCTTTGTTAACATAAAGTTAACAATACCTATTCATCATAAAAATAAAAAAGCGGAACAATATTCTGTCCCGCCCTTATGTCTTGTATTCAGTTTTAAGAATTAATTCCCTCCGAATTTGAAACCAACACCTACCTGAAAGAAGCTGTTCGTCAATTTTCCATCTCCGGAATCTTTTGCTAAATTAGAAACTCCCATATTGTATCTTGCATCAAAGAACAATCCGTTTTCCAATGCATATTCTGCGCCTAAGAAAGGAGCGATATTCAAAGTATTGGTCTGGTCTTTAATATCCGTTTCATCATCTGCAGAAATTTCAAATCCAGGAATCATTCCCAATCCAAGGTCTGCTACCGTCTTTGTTTTTGCAGAAATGATCAGTCCGAAATTAGCTCCGGCAGAAACTGACAAACCTTCTGTAATGAAATATTTGGCAGAAACCGGGATCAGAATCGTTCCAAAAGTGGTTTTGTTCTTAATATTAAAGAATGTACCTGCATCATCTTCATCCTCTACTCTTTCCGTGATCTTCCCTCCTAATTGTGAATATAAAACTTCCCCCTGAAGGGCAAATTTATCACTTAATTTGTGCTCTACCAGAACACCTCCATAGAAAGTATGTGCAGGATCTGTACTTTCAGAATTTCCGTTGTCTTTGAATTTTAAAGTTGAAAGTGAATAACCAGCCTTTACACCAAATCTGGTTTCCTGAGCGCTTAGATTAACGCCAATTACAGCCGCTGCTGCAACGAGTAATAATTTTTTCATGATTTATTTTTAGTATTCGGCAACAAAACTAATATTTTTTTTTAGAACACCAAATAGTGCTTAAAAATAATCTCACAAACAAAAATTATTAAGTGTAAAATTCTTTAAAAATCAAATCCAACAAATTAAAATTCAGACAATTACTGCCTAATCTTTCAGCCTTTTATCTTCCTCGTTGTACGCCAGAATGATCTTTTTCACTACCGGATGTCTTACTACATCCTCTTCAGTAAGGTGCACAAAACCTATTTCTTTAACATCTCTAAGGATTCTCATCGCTTCCTTCAGTCCGGATTGCTGTTTCGGAGGCAAGTCGATCTGTGTAGGATCTCCTGTAATAATGAATTTGGCATTCATCCCCATTCTTGTCAGGAACATTTTCATCTGGGCATGGGTGGTATTCTGGGCTTCATCCAGGATCACAAAAGCGTCATCAAGCGTACGTCCTCTCATAAAAGCCAATGGAGCTACTTCAATGACTTTTTTCTCCATAAACCCTTCCAGCTTTTCGTGGGGGATCATATCTCTTAATGCGTCATAAAGAGGCTGTAAATAAGGATCCAGCTTTTCTTTAAGGTCTCCCGGCAGAAATCCGAGACTCTCCCCGGCTTCTACCGCAGGTCTAGTCAGGATAATTCTTTTTACTTCCTTATCCCGTAAAGCTCTCGCTGCCAATG containing:
- the ffh gene encoding signal recognition particle protein, with amino-acid sequence MFNSLQDKLDKALHNISGRGKITEINVAETVKEIRRALVDADVNYKVAKDLTKRVQDKALGQNVLTSLTPGQLMTKIVHDELVDLMGGSQEGINLSGKPTVILIAGLQGSGKTTFSGKLANYLKTKRTKKPLLVACDVYRPAAIDQLKVLGGQIGVPVFTEEGSTNPSTIAENAINFAKANGHDVVIVDTAGRLAIDEQMMNEIKSVHYFIKPQETLFVVDSMTGQDAVNTAKAFNDALNFDGVVLTKLDGDTRGGAALTIRSVVEKPIKFISTGEKMEALDLFYPERMADRILGMGDVVSLVERAQEQFDEEEAKKLHKKIAKNEFGFDDFLKQINQIKKMGNMKDLMGMIPGVGKAIKDVEISDDAFKHIEAIIYSMTPDERRRPSIINTQRKQRIAKGAGRKIEDVNQLMKQFEQMGKMMKMMQGPQGKQMMQMMSKMPNMPGMGGMMGK
- a CDS encoding porin family protein; amino-acid sequence: MKKILLASALALFAGMNAQTTFGVKAGYTLSKLNSNENSIEFGGISGDLKSKSGFYAGALVEHKLNNKFALQGEVEYANLGGTAKVSLPGGISVTEKLNFNRIVIPVSARYYATPELGLYAGPYVSFKTGTKVKMEVNGAPSNPQGINAGEEYLEKAFDDNLKSTDFGLFFGADYNVYKGLFVDARYSFGLTNMIKDPVNDEKLKMNFFQIGLGYKFK
- a CDS encoding outer membrane beta-barrel protein, which gives rise to MKKLVLAGAVALFGLSNAQIAKGTVYVSGQVGFSQESDNNTDKKVSEINIIPTVGYFVNTNLAIGLGVGYKNGKTTVETNQSQTVGNITTTSVGKTKDINNAIVVEPFARKYWTLSDKLYIFGQLSVPMEFGSGKNEVEGTVTTSSSTGTPATTTTSVSTSTDKPKSTSIGVSIKPGLDYFLNKNWTIEATIGEFGYNNKKYDIDGAKSVDNYNFGLNLSTVTIGVKYVFAK
- a CDS encoding porin family protein, giving the protein MKKLLLVAAAAVIGVNLSAQETRFGVKAGYSLSTLKFKDNGNSESTDPAHTFYGGVLVEHKLSDKFALQGEVLYSQLGGKITERVEDEDDAGTFFNIKNKTTFGTILIPVSAKYFITEGLSVSAGANFGLIISAKTKTVADLGLGMIPGFEISADDETDIKDQTNTLNIAPFLGAEYALENGLFFDARYNMGVSNLAKDSGDGKLTNSFFQVGVGFKFGGN
- a CDS encoding PhoH family protein — translated: MFELTYDLEDVDVKTFYGVNNQYFNLLKSSFPTIKITGRDHFIFAMGNQEALDILKQKLDDIVKFISKNNSIALKDVENILNIKDENEKQLVFDQDIIVKGVNGKVIKAKTTNLKKLVKETEKKDMVFAIGPAGTGKTYTSVALAARALRDKEVKRIILTRPAVEAGESLGFLPGDLKEKLDPYLQPLYDALRDMIPHEKLEGFMEKKVIEVAPLAFMRGRTLDDAFVILDEAQNTTHAQMKMFLTRMGMNAKFIITGDPTQIDLPPKQQSGLKEAMRILRDVKEIGFVHLTEEDVVRHPVVKKIILAYNEEDKRLKD